In Anas acuta chromosome 5, bAnaAcu1.1, whole genome shotgun sequence, a single window of DNA contains:
- the RPS13 gene encoding small ribosomal subunit protein uS15: MGRMHAPGKGLSQSALPYRRSVPTWLKLTSDDVKEQIYKLAKKGLTPSQIGVILRDSHGVAQVRFVTGNKILRILKSKGLAPDLPEDLYHLIKKAVAVRKHLERNRKDKDAKFRLILIESRIHRLARYYKTKRVLPPNWKYESSTASALVA; this comes from the exons ATGGGTCGCATGCACGCTCCCGG AAAGGGCCTGTCCCAGTCGGCGCTGCCCTACCGCCGCAGCGTGCCCACG TGGCTGAAACTTACTTCTGATGACGTGAAGGAGCAGATCTACAAGCTTGCAAAGAAAGGCCTGACTCCCTCACAAATTG GTGTGATCCTGAGGGATTCTCACGGTGTTGCCCAGGTTCGCTTTGTTACTGGCAACAAAATTTTGAGAATCCTTAAATCAAAGGGACTGGCCCCAGACCTCCCAGAGGATCTTTATCACTTGATCAAGAAAGCTGTTGCTGTTCGCAAGCATcttgagagaaacagaaag gaTAAAGATGCCAAGTTCCGCCTGATTCTGATTGAAAGCAGAATCCATCGTCTGGCTCGCTACTACAAGACGAAGAGGGTGCTGCCACCCAACTGGAAGTA tGAATCATCGACAGCTTCTGCCCTGGTCGCATAA